Proteins encoded within one genomic window of Calonectris borealis chromosome 1, bCalBor7.hap1.2, whole genome shotgun sequence:
- the ARGLU1 gene encoding arginine and glutamate-rich protein 1, with translation MGRSRSRSSSRSKHTKSSKHNKKNRSRSRSRSREKERARKRSKSRESKRNRRRESRSRSRSNTAPSSRRDRERERERDRASSPPDRIDIFGRTVSKRSSLDEKQKREEEEKKAEFERQRKIRQQEIEEKLIEEETARRVEELVAKRVEEELEKRKDEIEREVLRRVEEAKRIMEKQLLEELERQRQAELAAQKAREEEERAKREELERILEENNRKIAEAQAKLAEEQLKIVEEQRKIHEERMKLEQERQRQQKEEQKIILGKGKSRPKLSFSLKSQD, from the exons ATGGGTCGGTCCCGCAGCCGGAGCTCCTCCCGCTCCAAGCATACCAAGAGCTCCAAGCACAACAAGAAGAACCGGAGCCGATCGCGGTCCCGCTCCAGGGAGAAGGAGCGGGCGCGGAAGCGCTCCAAGTCCCGGGAGAGCAAGCGGAACCGGCGCCGCgagtcccggtcccggtcccgctcCAACAcggccccctcctcccgccgcgaccgggagcgggagcgggagcgcgatcgcgcctcctccccgcccgaCCGCATCGACATCTTCGGGCGCACGGTGAGCAAGCGCAGCAGCCTGGACGAGAAGCAgaagcgggaggaggaggagaaaaaagcgGAGTTCGAGCGGCAGCGGAAAAT CCGTCAACAAGAAATTGAGGAGAAACTCATAGAGGAAGAAACTGCTCGAAGAGTAGAAGAGCTTGTGGCTAAACGTGTAGAAGAAGAGTTGGAGAAACGGAAGGATGAGATTGAGCGAGAGGTTCTCCGCAGGGTGGAGGAAGCTAAGCGCATCATGGAAAAACAGTTGCTCGAAGAACTCGAGCGACAGCGACAAGCTGAACTTGCAGCACAAAAAGCCAGAGAG GAAGAAGAGCGTGCAAAGCGTGAGGAACTAGAGCGAATACTAGAAGAGAATAATCGAAAAATTGCAGAAGCACAAGCTAAACTG GCTGAAGAACAATTGAAAATTGttgaagaacaaagaaagattCATGAGGAGAGGATGAAACTAGAACAAGAGAGACAACGTCagcaaaaggaagagcaaaaaattaTCCTGGGCAAAGGAAAGTCTAGGCCAAAACTGTCCTTCTCACTAAAAAGCCAGGATTAA